Proteins co-encoded in one Pelodiscus sinensis isolate JC-2024 chromosome 9, ASM4963464v1, whole genome shotgun sequence genomic window:
- the LOC102455463 gene encoding riboflavin-binding protein — MFKSVAVLFLALLATSTCKRDRCLEGETHKPRPSPEPDMHECTLYSESSCCYANFTEQLAHSPVIKVSHSSWDRCGELSKSCEEYMKKIECFYRCSPHAAHWINPNYTSGIKLVPLCQNFCDDWYEACKSDLTCVHNWLTDWEWDENGENHCKNECISYDKVYANGTDLCQSMWGDSFKVSDSSCLCLQMNETDAVAIRYLTSESSEESSSVSSSEERACRRKLRKIELRKEEEGVEVFEIL; from the exons ATGTTCAAGTCTGTTGCAGTCCTGTTTCTTGCTCTCTTAGCAACATCTACCTGCAAAAGGGATAGATGTCTGGAGGGAGAGACTCACAAGCCTAGACCAAGCCCTGAGCCGGACATGCACGAATGCACGCTGTACTCTGAAT CTTCTTGTTGCTATGCAAATTTCACCGAGCAACTGGCTCATTCCCCAGTCATTAAAGTGAGCCACAGCTCCTGGGACAGATGCGGGGAACTCAGTAAATC GTGCGAAGAGTACATGAAGAAAATCGAGTGCTTTTACCGGTGCTCCCCACATGCCGCTCACTGGATCAATCCCAACTACACTTCTGGTATTAAGTTAGTTCCTTTGTGCCAAAACTTCTGTGATGACTG GTATGAGGCATGTAAAAGCGACCTCACCTGTGTCCACAACTGGCTGACAGATtgggaatgggatgaaaatggAGAGAACCACTGTAAGAACGAATGCATCTCCTACGATAAG GTGTATGCGAATGGGACTGACTTGTGCCAGAGCATGTGGGGGGACTCGTTCAAGGTGAGCGACTCCTCCTGCCTCTGCTTGCAAATGAACGAGACGGATGCGGTGGCCATCAGGTACTTAACTTCCGAAAGCTCGGAGGAGAGCTCCAGCGTGAGCAGCAGCGAGGAGCGGGCCTGCCGACGCAAACTGCGCAAGATTGAGCTCcggaaggaagaggaaggggtgga GGTGTTTGAAATTCTGTGA